The following coding sequences lie in one uncultured Mailhella sp. genomic window:
- a CDS encoding YccF domain-containing protein, translating to MSVIGNILWIVCGGWFAALVWLLFGVLACLSIVGLPWGRACFVMAGFVFMPFGYESVSRELVYGKSDLGTGLPGMLGNALWFIFAGFWIALAHVANAAALAVTIVGLPFAWQHIKLAELALFPIGKTVVPCAVAAEARRRRAAEDLNRRRNDA from the coding sequence ATGAGCGTCATAGGCAACATTCTCTGGATAGTCTGCGGCGGCTGGTTTGCGGCTCTGGTGTGGCTGCTGTTCGGCGTGCTGGCCTGCCTGAGCATCGTGGGCCTGCCGTGGGGACGCGCCTGCTTCGTCATGGCGGGCTTCGTCTTCATGCCTTTCGGCTACGAATCCGTCTCCCGCGAGCTCGTGTACGGCAAAAGCGATCTGGGCACGGGCCTGCCCGGCATGCTGGGCAACGCCCTGTGGTTCATTTTTGCCGGATTCTGGATAGCGCTCGCCCATGTGGCCAACGCCGCCGCGCTCGCCGTCACCATTGTGGGACTGCCCTTTGCCTGGCAGCACATCAAACTTGCGGAGCTCGCCCTCTTTCCCATCGGCAAAACCGTCGTGCCCTGCGCGGTGGCCGCCGAGGCAAGACGACGACGCGCCGCCGAAGACCTGAACCGGAGAAGAAACGACGCATGA
- a CDS encoding MipA/OmpV family protein, translated as MRFRTLLLVAAAVLLLGKPALAQRLSLSAGVFSVQSEYRGSDARVLPMPVVHYEGDRFFLKNTEAGVWLWNDGVQKISLGATLLPQYFRASKSDDPAMKRLDNRNIIVLGTLGYELNTSFGSLRAKASGDITGTSDGFLASIDYAYPLNAGPLTVIPTGGVLFSSANFNDYYYGISRGESVRSGLSRYSPDASATPFLGVSADYALSDHWSLFASWKITFLGKEIKDSPMVDRSTQHIFGGGLTYSF; from the coding sequence ATGCGATTTCGCACCCTGCTTCTCGTGGCGGCCGCCGTGCTGCTGCTCGGCAAACCGGCGCTGGCACAGCGCTTGTCGCTGAGCGCCGGCGTTTTTTCCGTGCAGTCGGAATACCGGGGCTCCGACGCCCGCGTTCTGCCCATGCCCGTCGTTCACTATGAAGGCGACAGATTTTTCCTGAAGAACACGGAAGCCGGCGTGTGGCTCTGGAACGACGGCGTGCAGAAAATTTCCCTGGGCGCAACGCTTCTTCCGCAGTATTTCCGCGCCTCCAAAAGCGACGATCCGGCCATGAAGCGGCTCGACAACCGCAACATCATCGTTCTCGGCACGCTGGGCTACGAACTGAACACGAGCTTCGGCTCCCTGCGAGCGAAGGCCTCCGGCGACATTACCGGCACAAGCGACGGATTTCTGGCCAGCATCGACTATGCCTATCCGCTGAACGCAGGCCCGCTCACCGTCATTCCCACCGGAGGCGTTCTCTTTTCCAGCGCCAACTTCAACGACTACTATTACGGCATCAGCCGGGGAGAATCGGTGCGCAGTGGTCTTTCCCGCTACTCTCCCGACGCGTCGGCGACGCCCTTTCTCGGCGTCAGCGCCGACTACGCCCTTTCCGATCACTGGAGTCTGTTTGCCAGCTGGAAAATCACCTTCCTCGGCAAGGAAATAAAGGACAGCCCCATGGTGGACAGGAGCACGCAGCACATTTTCGGCGGCGGACTCACGTATTCCTTCTAG
- a CDS encoding helix-turn-helix domain-containing protein, which yields MYPYEMVTLREIAAQSSVNVALIGRYYGSKKELFCAVLDSLSSDRLPLRPKDKLGDLADRTVRALETGHEDDSQLTLLNILMLSSQSREAMPVIQDRVKGFFTDMAATDGESSVPAGFVLTSCTLGVLMLRRLLPEDYPLRVSAADMRKALQMLQNALTGETR from the coding sequence ATGTATCCGTACGAAATGGTGACGCTGCGCGAAATAGCCGCACAGTCGTCCGTCAATGTTGCGCTCATAGGCCGATACTACGGATCCAAGAAGGAGCTGTTCTGCGCCGTGCTCGACAGTCTTTCCTCAGATCGGCTGCCGCTTCGGCCGAAGGACAAGCTGGGCGATCTGGCGGACAGAACGGTTCGCGCGCTTGAAACCGGGCATGAGGACGACAGTCAGCTGACGCTGCTGAACATTCTCATGCTTTCTTCGCAGTCCAGAGAGGCCATGCCCGTGATTCAGGATCGGGTGAAGGGCTTTTTCACCGACATGGCCGCAACGGATGGGGAATCGAGCGTGCCTGCGGGGTTCGTGCTCACGTCGTGCACGCTGGGCGTGCTCATGCTCCGGAGGCTTCTGCCCGAGGACTATCCGCTTCGCGTATCCGCCGCAGACATGCGGAAGGCGTTGCAGATGCTGCAGAACGCTCTGACCGGGGAAACGCGCTGA
- a CDS encoding YkgJ family cysteine cluster protein, producing MHAALFDDTTETFSCTRCGKCCEGRGGIVVGPHDLPRLCAYFGLPAEEVLARYTENIGGKPTLKCGDDGFCLFFEAGKGCAVHPARPDVCRAWPFFRGNLVDRVSFDMAKEDCPGIRREASHEDFAREGFRYLNDYKLRARDILHEGRALIVDESELPPGARR from the coding sequence GTGCATGCCGCGCTCTTCGACGATACGACCGAAACCTTTTCCTGCACGCGCTGCGGCAAGTGCTGCGAAGGGCGCGGGGGCATTGTGGTGGGGCCGCACGATCTGCCGCGTCTGTGCGCCTATTTCGGTCTTCCGGCCGAAGAGGTGCTCGCGCGCTACACGGAAAACATCGGCGGCAAGCCCACGCTCAAATGCGGCGACGACGGCTTCTGCCTGTTCTTCGAGGCCGGAAAGGGCTGCGCCGTGCACCCGGCCCGGCCGGACGTGTGCCGCGCCTGGCCGTTTTTCCGGGGCAATCTTGTGGACAGGGTGAGTTTCGACATGGCAAAGGAAGACTGCCCCGGCATACGCCGCGAGGCCTCGCACGAGGATTTCGCCCGCGAGGGATTCCGCTATTTGAACGACTACAAGCTTCGCGCGCGGGACATCCTGCATGAGGGCCGCGCCCTCATCGTGGACGAGAGCGAACTGCCGCCTGGAGCGAGGCGCTGA
- a CDS encoding TrmH family RNA methyltransferase yields the protein MMRVMTERRRAKIEKVLAQRQKGLTLVMDNVWDPHNVSAIYRSCDAFGVPEVHLYYTQCAFPQLSRKTSASAFKWVNTVRHSSKEELMACLRAQNMQVLVTSCSPASRPLAEYDFTRPTAIVMGNEHAGVSPELVPLADGEVYIPMYGMVQSFNVSVASALMLAEASRQRAAAGMYEHRLWSDEEYETRLNAWLEKA from the coding sequence CTGATGAGAGTCATGACCGAACGCCGCAGGGCGAAAATTGAAAAGGTGCTCGCGCAGCGCCAGAAGGGACTCACCCTTGTCATGGACAACGTGTGGGATCCGCACAACGTGTCGGCCATATACCGCAGCTGCGACGCCTTCGGCGTGCCGGAGGTTCACCTTTACTACACCCAGTGCGCGTTTCCGCAGCTGAGCCGCAAGACGTCGGCTTCGGCCTTCAAATGGGTGAACACCGTGCGCCACTCCAGCAAGGAGGAACTCATGGCGTGCCTGCGCGCGCAGAACATGCAGGTGCTCGTCACGAGCTGCTCTCCGGCCTCGCGTCCGCTTGCCGAGTACGATTTCACCCGTCCTACGGCCATCGTCATGGGCAACGAGCACGCGGGCGTTTCCCCGGAACTCGTGCCGCTCGCGGACGGCGAAGTGTACATTCCCATGTACGGCATGGTGCAGAGCTTCAACGTGTCCGTGGCATCGGCGCTCATGCTGGCGGAAGCCTCGCGTCAGCGCGCGGCGGCCGGCATGTACGAACACAGACTCTGGTCCGACGAAGAATATGAAACGCGTCTGAACGCCTGGCTGGAAAAGGCCTAG
- the asnS gene encoding asparagine--tRNA ligase, translated as MQRTSIREALASTGPRNGVTVCGWVRTRRDSKGFAFLELNDGSCLKNLQCIVDEGTQAWNSLEGVNTGAAVSVTGDLVESPGKGQKWEVHADSMTVFGLADPAAYPLQKKRHSDEFLRTIAHLRPRTNKYGAAFRIRSEAALAVHDYFRGLGFYYVHAPILTGSDCEGAGEMFRVTTLPVDGGPKPESGNVFENDFFGKQASLTVSGQLEAEALACALGRVYNFGPTFRAEHSYTPRHAAEFWMVEPEAAFNDIWDNMELAEGLIRHVVRHTLDHCADDVALFDKFVAPGLIDGLRDMAEKKYARIAYRDAVKLLQESGKQFEYPVSFGTDLQTEHERFLAEEYFRSPVTVYDYPKDIKAFYMRMNDDNETVAAMDLLVPRIGELIGGSQREERLDRLSARITELGQKPEDYWWYLDLRRFGSVPHSGFGMGFERMIMLLTGISNIRDVLPFPRTTGSLEF; from the coding sequence ATGCAGCGTACCAGCATACGTGAAGCTCTGGCCTCCACCGGGCCGCGCAACGGCGTGACTGTGTGCGGATGGGTGAGAACCCGCCGCGATTCCAAGGGCTTTGCCTTTCTTGAACTCAACGACGGCTCCTGCCTCAAGAACCTGCAGTGCATTGTCGACGAGGGCACGCAGGCCTGGAACAGCCTCGAAGGCGTGAACACCGGCGCGGCCGTCAGCGTGACCGGCGATCTCGTGGAGTCGCCCGGCAAGGGACAGAAATGGGAAGTTCACGCCGACTCCATGACGGTGTTCGGTCTGGCCGATCCGGCCGCCTATCCGCTTCAGAAGAAGCGTCATTCCGACGAATTTCTCCGCACCATCGCGCACCTGCGTCCGCGCACCAACAAGTACGGCGCGGCGTTCCGCATCCGCTCCGAGGCGGCGCTTGCCGTGCATGACTATTTCCGCGGCCTCGGCTTCTACTACGTGCATGCGCCCATCCTCACCGGTTCCGACTGCGAGGGCGCGGGCGAAATGTTCCGCGTGACCACGCTCCCCGTAGACGGCGGCCCGAAGCCGGAATCCGGCAACGTGTTTGAAAACGACTTCTTCGGCAAGCAGGCGAGCCTCACGGTGTCCGGTCAGCTTGAGGCGGAAGCGCTGGCCTGCGCGCTCGGCCGCGTGTACAACTTCGGCCCCACCTTCCGCGCCGAGCATTCCTACACGCCGCGCCACGCCGCCGAATTCTGGATGGTCGAACCCGAAGCCGCCTTCAACGACATCTGGGACAACATGGAACTGGCCGAAGGTCTCATCCGACACGTGGTGCGCCACACCCTGGATCACTGCGCCGACGACGTGGCCCTGTTCGACAAGTTCGTTGCTCCCGGCCTCATCGACGGCCTGCGCGACATGGCGGAAAAGAAGTACGCCCGCATTGCCTACCGCGACGCCGTGAAGCTCCTTCAGGAGAGCGGAAAGCAGTTTGAATATCCCGTGTCGTTCGGCACCGATCTGCAAACCGAACACGAACGCTTCCTCGCGGAAGAGTATTTCCGCTCCCCGGTGACGGTGTACGACTATCCCAAGGACATCAAGGCGTTCTACATGCGCATGAACGACGACAACGAAACCGTGGCCGCCATGGATCTGCTCGTGCCCCGCATAGGCGAGCTCATCGGCGGCAGCCAGCGCGAAGAGCGTCTCGACAGGCTTTCCGCGCGCATCACGGAACTCGGGCAGAAGCCCGAAGACTACTGGTGGTATCTTGATCTGCGCCGTTTCGGCAGCGTGCCCCATTCCGGCTTCGGCATGGGCTTTGAGCGCATGATCATGCTGCTGACCGGCATTTCCAACATTCGCGACGTGCTGCCGTTCCCCCGCACCACGGGGTCTCTGGAGTTCTGA
- a CDS encoding FAD-binding and (Fe-S)-binding domain-containing protein: MPHKGPHISISAEYVVNRILRINLDEFERWPQSVRQLAIDIAEELFLVAYNPFISASDVKKSVNEHYQAESPSLAHQYATAISEGITMFWSAHEAELEFCRELEGRLSSIMPDDCILRRRGALVASATDATDLRMELPLLVVEPDTPEQISALVRLANEMKFAIIPRGGASGLTGGAVPARKRTVMVSTTRLTAKSVNKAARTMTCQAGVITQDAIDFAASKGLLFTVDPASKTASTIGGNVSENSGGPFCFEYGTTIDNLLSWSMVTPTGEIIRIERVNHPGHKIMPDEDVVFEVKDLSGGMRNVVRLRGNEVRHAGLGKDVTNKLLDGLPGMQKEGIDGIITEATFVLHPKPSLSRVMVLEFYGKSMVPAAELVRKIVNLRDKIREQGGDVHVSALEEFNSKYVQAINYQPKSDRHKGSPISVIIVQVDGNDAYVLDDTVQAIYALAGDDPHVFAAIARDDKQAAEFWEDRHRLSAIAKRTSGFKMNEDVVLPMAQIPEFAHYLETLNVVAAADAYRFALQELSRLQGFPLEDPAFNEEFAFASHVAASDESNLDPELVDEEVARRAETWLLAQKERFPRLASRIDGIVEYMKSSRIVVASHMHAGDGNCHVNIPVNSNDPRMMEHAEDVAMQVMARTQELGGAVSGEHGIGITKISFLDPKQMENLREFKMRVDPRDLFNPGKLVTRNLPVRPFTFSFNRLIADIRESGLPDKECLIRLLSQVQTCTRCGKCKQVCPMVYPERSFQYNPRNKNIILGALTEAIYYSQVTTGHPSPELLAELRHLVEHCTGCGRCTSVCPVKIESSEVALSSLAYVKREGQGGHPIKSQVLNVLSSDPSARVPAFAKMAALGQNVMNQFLPLVPRVWRKRMSSPLFSGRGPALGMVSMYESLHLEKNAAAHLFLPVSGDISAQGVLEGRVPAVLYFPGCGGSLFYRRIALASIALMMYAGVPVVIPGRHLCCGYPLLAAGSAEQYEINLQRNRQVIASTLQAAAEAGFDVNMLVTACGSCRESLMRHGITGVDGNVLPHNDIVQLLVDRLPHDVAVSSERIIYHSSCHPAWSGVKATKDGGKVARALERITGASILLNPGCCGESGAGAYTCPDIYNTLRARKRERLESALAGYTPDAPILVGCPSCKIGIARTLMTMDVKHPARGKDKSVEDTPVIDTHRPVLHNAEWLAETLLGKNWLSTFKAQASRTEGHPGVRVVCMEPRKR, from the coding sequence ATGCCCCACAAAGGGCCCCATATTTCCATATCGGCTGAGTATGTGGTCAACCGCATCCTGCGCATCAATCTCGATGAATTTGAGCGCTGGCCTCAGAGTGTGCGGCAGCTGGCCATCGACATTGCTGAAGAACTGTTTCTCGTGGCGTACAATCCCTTCATTTCCGCCTCGGACGTGAAGAAGAGCGTCAACGAACATTATCAGGCCGAGTCTCCTTCTCTCGCCCACCAGTACGCCACGGCCATCAGTGAAGGCATCACCATGTTCTGGAGCGCGCACGAGGCCGAGCTGGAATTCTGCCGCGAACTTGAAGGGCGGCTCTCGTCCATCATGCCCGACGACTGCATTCTGCGCCGTCGCGGCGCGCTGGTGGCCTCCGCCACCGACGCCACCGACCTGCGCATGGAACTGCCTCTGCTCGTGGTGGAACCCGACACCCCCGAGCAGATCAGCGCCCTCGTGCGTCTCGCCAACGAAATGAAGTTCGCCATCATTCCCCGCGGCGGCGCGTCCGGTCTCACGGGCGGCGCGGTGCCCGCGCGCAAGCGCACCGTCATGGTGAGCACCACGCGCCTTACGGCCAAGTCGGTCAACAAGGCCGCACGCACCATGACCTGTCAGGCCGGCGTCATCACGCAGGACGCCATCGACTTCGCCGCGTCCAAGGGATTGCTCTTCACCGTGGATCCGGCATCCAAAACGGCGTCCACCATCGGCGGCAACGTGTCGGAAAACTCCGGCGGCCCCTTCTGCTTCGAGTACGGCACCACCATCGACAATCTGCTCTCCTGGAGCATGGTCACGCCCACGGGCGAAATCATCCGCATCGAGCGCGTCAATCATCCCGGTCACAAGATCATGCCCGACGAGGACGTGGTCTTCGAGGTCAAGGATCTTTCCGGCGGCATGCGCAACGTGGTGCGCCTCAGGGGCAACGAAGTGCGTCACGCGGGCCTCGGCAAGGACGTGACCAACAAGCTGCTCGACGGCCTGCCCGGCATGCAGAAGGAAGGCATAGACGGCATCATCACCGAGGCGACTTTCGTGCTGCATCCCAAGCCCTCGCTCTCCCGAGTGATGGTGCTGGAATTCTACGGAAAATCCATGGTTCCCGCGGCCGAGCTCGTGCGCAAGATCGTGAATCTGCGCGACAAGATCCGCGAACAGGGCGGCGACGTGCATGTGTCCGCGCTGGAGGAATTCAATTCCAAGTACGTGCAGGCCATCAACTATCAGCCCAAGTCCGACCGGCACAAGGGCAGCCCCATCTCCGTCATCATCGTGCAGGTGGACGGCAACGACGCCTATGTGCTCGACGACACCGTGCAGGCCATCTACGCCCTTGCCGGAGACGATCCCCACGTGTTCGCCGCCATCGCCAGGGACGACAAACAGGCCGCCGAATTCTGGGAGGACAGGCATCGTCTTTCGGCCATCGCCAAGCGCACGTCCGGTTTCAAGATGAACGAGGACGTGGTGCTGCCCATGGCGCAGATTCCGGAATTCGCCCACTATCTGGAAACGCTCAACGTCGTGGCCGCCGCAGACGCCTACCGCTTTGCCCTTCAGGAACTTTCGCGTCTTCAGGGCTTCCCGCTGGAGGATCCGGCCTTCAACGAGGAGTTCGCCTTCGCCTCCCACGTGGCCGCGAGCGACGAATCCAATCTCGACCCAGAGCTCGTGGACGAAGAAGTGGCCAGGCGCGCCGAAACGTGGCTGCTCGCGCAGAAGGAGCGCTTCCCGCGGCTCGCCTCCCGCATCGACGGCATCGTGGAATACATGAAGAGCAGCCGCATCGTGGTGGCAAGCCACATGCACGCCGGCGACGGCAACTGCCATGTGAACATTCCCGTGAACTCCAACGATCCGCGCATGATGGAGCACGCCGAAGACGTGGCCATGCAGGTCATGGCCAGAACCCAGGAGCTCGGCGGCGCGGTTTCGGGCGAGCACGGCATAGGCATCACCAAGATATCCTTCCTTGATCCCAAGCAGATGGAGAACCTGCGCGAGTTCAAGATGCGCGTGGATCCGCGCGATCTGTTCAATCCCGGCAAGCTCGTGACCCGCAATCTTCCGGTGCGTCCGTTCACGTTCTCGTTCAACCGGCTCATTGCGGACATCCGCGAATCCGGCCTGCCGGACAAGGAATGTCTCATCCGTCTGCTCTCCCAGGTGCAGACCTGCACCCGCTGCGGCAAGTGCAAGCAGGTGTGCCCCATGGTGTACCCCGAGCGCTCCTTCCAGTACAATCCGCGCAACAAGAACATCATTCTCGGCGCGCTCACCGAGGCCATCTACTATTCGCAGGTCACCACGGGGCATCCTTCGCCGGAACTGCTCGCCGAACTGCGCCATCTCGTGGAGCACTGCACGGGCTGCGGCCGCTGCACCTCGGTGTGCCCGGTGAAGATCGAATCGTCGGAAGTGGCGCTGAGCTCCCTGGCCTACGTGAAGCGCGAGGGACAGGGCGGGCATCCCATCAAGTCGCAGGTGCTCAACGTGCTCTCTTCCGATCCTTCGGCCCGCGTGCCCGCCTTTGCCAAAATGGCGGCCCTCGGTCAGAACGTGATGAATCAGTTCCTGCCGCTGGTGCCCCGCGTGTGGCGCAAACGCATGAGCAGTCCGCTCTTTTCCGGCAGAGGGCCCGCGCTCGGCATGGTGAGCATGTACGAGAGCCTGCACCTTGAAAAGAACGCGGCCGCGCATCTCTTCCTGCCCGTGAGCGGCGACATTTCCGCCCAGGGCGTGCTTGAAGGCCGCGTGCCCGCGGTGCTGTACTTCCCCGGCTGCGGCGGAAGCCTGTTCTACCGCCGCATCGCGCTGGCCTCCATTGCGCTCATGATGTACGCGGGTGTGCCCGTGGTCATTCCCGGAAGGCACCTTTGCTGCGGCTATCCGCTGCTGGCCGCCGGTTCCGCCGAGCAGTACGAAATCAATCTTCAGCGCAACCGGCAGGTCATTGCCTCCACGCTTCAGGCGGCCGCCGAAGCCGGCTTCGACGTGAACATGCTGGTCACGGCCTGCGGTTCGTGCCGCGAGTCCCTCATGCGTCACGGCATCACCGGCGTGGACGGCAACGTGCTGCCGCACAACGACATCGTGCAGCTTCTGGTGGATCGTCTGCCCCACGACGTGGCCGTGAGCAGCGAGCGCATCATCTATCATTCCTCCTGCCATCCGGCGTGGTCCGGCGTGAAGGCCACCAAGGACGGCGGCAAGGTGGCAAGAGCCCTGGAACGCATTACCGGCGCGTCCATTCTGCTGAACCCCGGCTGCTGCGGCGAATCCGGCGCGGGCGCCTACACCTGCCCGGACATCTACAACACCCTGCGCGCGCGCAAACGCGAGCGCCTGGAAAGCGCTCTTGCCGGGTACACGCCCGACGCGCCCATTCTGGTGGGCTGCCCGTCGTGCAAGATAGGCATTGCGCGCACGCTCATGACCATGGACGTGAAGCATCCCGCCCGCGGCAAGGATAAAAGCGTTGAAGACACGCCCGTGATCGACACGCATCGTCCGGTGCTGCACAATGCCGAATGGCTGGCGGAAACCCTGCTCGGCAAGAACTGGCTTTCCACCTTCAAGGCGCAGGCCTCCCGCACGGAAGGACATCCCGGCGTGCGCGTGGTGTGCATGGAGCCGAGAAAGCGCTAG
- a CDS encoding IS5 family transposase (programmed frameshift), producing the protein MKELFYLSHEQIARIKRYFPRSHGIPRVDDRRVVSGIIYVIKHGLQWNDAPREYGPYKTLYNRFIRWSRLGVFNRIFAELVEQNGSTTRLMIDATHLKAHRTAASLLKKGAFSRCIGRTKGGLNSKLHAVCNAFGQPLAFHLSGGQVSDYKGAAVLLDTLPQAGELLADRGYDADWFRHALSRKGITPCIPGRHSRKTPVAYDKEVYKQRHKIEIMFGRLKDWRRIAMRYDRCAHTFFSAICLAAIVIFYI; encoded by the exons ATGAAGGAACTTTTTTATCTTTCTCATGAACAGATTGCTCGTATCAAACGCTACTTTCCTCGTTCCCATGGCATTCCGAGAGTCGATGACAGGCGTGTCGTCAGCGGCATTATCTATGTCATCAAGCACGGCCTGCAATGGAACGATGCTCCGCGCGAGTATGGACCATACAAAACTCTCTACAATCGTTTTATCCGCTGGAGCCGATTGGGGGTCTTTAACAGGATTTTTGCGGAGCTTGTTGAGCAAAACGGCTCCACAACACGCTTGATGATTGATGCCACACATCTCAAGGCACACAGGACAGCAGCAAGTTTGCTGAAAAAAGGGGCCT TTTCCCGATGTATCGGACGCACAAAAGGCGGCCTGAATTCAAAACTCCACGCTGTCTGCAATGCCTTCGGTCAACCGTTGGCCTTCCATCTGTCCGGCGGTCAGGTGAGCGACTACAAAGGCGCTGCTGTCCTGCTTGATACTCTGCCGCAGGCCGGGGAGCTTCTGGCGGATAGAGGCTATGATGCCGACTGGTTTCGTCATGCCTTGTCCCGTAAAGGAATCACGCCGTGTATTCCCGGCAGACACAGCCGGAAAACTCCGGTGGCCTATGACAAGGAGGTTTATAAGCAGCGGCACAAGATAGAAATCATGTTCGGCCGACTCAAGGATTGGCGCAGAATAGCCATGCGTTATGACCGTTGTGCCCACACGTTCTTTTCGGCTATTTGTCTCGCTGCCATTGTCATCTTTTATATTTAA
- a CDS encoding metal-dependent hydrolase, translated as MKWTTHQAMALMASFAAGFPIAGMAAAWFGSVAPDMLDQHAARRAFFRQKKFNQVHRRSSHWFGWWLAIWAWSLTGQLGPLPDALVGGFGFGALTHVLLDMCTTHGVPLLPFLKKRFSLRLCSTGSFGEYALLVMCALVFWIMEKPELLHFNVPLY; from the coding sequence ATGAAATGGACCACTCATCAGGCCATGGCCCTCATGGCCTCCTTTGCCGCGGGATTTCCCATAGCGGGCATGGCTGCCGCATGGTTCGGCTCCGTCGCGCCGGACATGCTGGATCAGCACGCGGCCAGACGCGCCTTTTTCCGGCAGAAGAAATTCAATCAGGTACACCGCCGATCTTCGCACTGGTTCGGCTGGTGGCTGGCCATCTGGGCATGGTCGCTCACCGGTCAGCTCGGCCCCCTGCCCGACGCGCTCGTGGGAGGATTCGGCTTCGGCGCGCTCACTCACGTGCTGCTCGACATGTGCACCACGCACGGCGTGCCGCTGCTGCCCTTCCTGAAAAAGCGCTTTTCCCTCCGCCTGTGCAGCACGGGGAGCTTCGGCGAGTACGCGCTGCTTGTCATGTGCGCGCTGGTCTTCTGGATCATGGAAAAGCCGGAGCTTCTGCACTTCAACGTGCCGCTGTACTGA
- a CDS encoding adenylate kinase, translated as MNILIFGPNGSGKGTQGALLMEKYGIQHIESGAVFRQHIGNGTELGKKAKAYIDKGELVPDDITIPMVLDILKNQGDKGWLLDGFPRNMEQARKLDEALKAAGMKLDYVVEILLPRKTARERIMGRRLCVNNNNHPNNIFIDAIKPNGDVCRVCGGALKTRPDDQDEAAINKRHDIYYDEKNGTLAAAHYFKDLAARGETTYITLDGSGTIESIREDLLSKLK; from the coding sequence ATGAATATTCTGATTTTTGGCCCCAACGGCAGCGGCAAGGGCACGCAGGGTGCTCTTCTCATGGAAAAATACGGCATTCAGCACATTGAATCCGGCGCCGTTTTCCGTCAGCACATCGGCAACGGCACGGAGCTCGGCAAGAAGGCCAAGGCCTACATCGACAAGGGCGAGCTCGTGCCCGACGACATCACCATTCCCATGGTGCTGGACATCCTCAAGAATCAGGGCGACAAGGGCTGGCTGCTCGACGGCTTCCCCCGCAACATGGAGCAGGCCCGCAAGCTTGACGAAGCCCTCAAGGCCGCCGGCATGAAGCTCGACTACGTGGTGGAAATTCTGCTGCCCCGCAAGACGGCCCGCGAACGCATCATGGGCCGCCGCCTCTGCGTGAACAACAACAATCATCCCAACAACATCTTCATCGACGCCATCAAGCCCAACGGCGACGTCTGCCGCGTGTGCGGCGGCGCGCTCAAGACCCGTCCCGACGATCAGGACGAGGCCGCCATCAACAAGCGTCACGACATCTACTACGACGAAAAGAACGGCACCCTTGCCGCGGCGCACTACTTCAAGGATCTCGCCGCCAGGGGCGAAACCACCTACATCACCCTCGACGGCAGCGGCACCATTGAGTCCATCCGCGAGGATCTGCTTTCCAAGCTGAAGTAG